The DNA region caacaacaacttctctcatcagctaccccatagatctagtacaaatttatgaatcgtcCCATGGATTTTTCTATTTCAATTGTATGGCATGGCGTATCCATGTTatgcaaacaaaaaacaaaatggatgcttaccttactctactctattttttttttaatgcttatttcattctttttcctctttggatTATAACCAAATCAAAACTTCTCGAGTTATCAGAATCCACAATAAAATAGGGACAATTTGAACAAAAGGTACACATCTTTTTTTAGAATTAGTCTGTTTTTATGTTATTTCGTACTGTACAATTCCTTTAGTTTGCGAGATCATTTACCCCTCGGGGTAATGAAAAGAATTATAGAATTAGAATGGATTGTTAATTATGCCTAGATCTCGGATAAATGCAAATTTTATTGATAAGACCTCTTCAATTGTAGCCAATATCTTATTACGAATAATTCCGACAACTTCCGGAGAAAAAAAGGCATTTACCTATTACAGAGATGGTGcgatttgattctttttcttgttttttttagtCTAGTTGTCCTCAGTATTACGAGAAAGAAAAGGGACGTTCGGGATAGAAAGAACCAAATTTTTGAAATAAACTCGCGCTTGGTGAAGGTGAAGTTTGGAGATAGAACAATTCCTTCTGTCGTGTATCCTCGATTGATGCAGCCTCAGATGCTTCAATTGTCGATTTTAGTATTGAGCGAAAGGTTACACCTATAGGTTCCGTATTGTGGGGCAATCCTACTCCACTAGTACCAATAGGCGGCATGGGGGAAGAAGCACTACACCTAGGAATCAACAACACAAAAACTTTGTTATAAATTACCCTTTTCCTTATCGGTATCGGGGCTAACAAGAATGGTTGGGACAACAAACATCCATCTCGTTCGTACTTTGGGTACCCgtataaccatcaaagatagtTGAAGTGACTAATTCCTGGAAATAGGGGGCGTTGAGGACAAAGAAATTGTTGGAGTTACCATTTCCATCTAGCACTAATACGATTGGTGTTAAGAAAAAAACTCTTGCGGGAAGGCTGGctagaaatttcttgtaaaaataccagctcctgtcagttcataatgagaatagtgaaattcataatgagaatagtgaaattTTAATTCCATGGATTATTTCCTTTAGTACTATGCACAGAAGGGAGGAGCCGTATGAAATGAAAATCTCACGTACGGTTCTGGAACGGAGATTCTTTGAATAGAATGAACGACCGTAACGGATGTTGGCTCAATCCGAAGGAAATTATGCGGAAGCTTTACAGAATTATTATGAAGCTACGCGACCAGAAATTGATCCCTATGATCGAAGTTATATACTCTATAACATAGGCCTTATACACACAAGCAACGGAGAGCATACAaaggctttggaatattatttccGGGCACTAGAGCGAAACCCATTCTTACCACAAGCTTTTAATAATATGGCCGTGATCTGTCATTACGTGCGACTATCTCCActatagaaagaaggaaaaaaagatccaatcgactagtaaagactagaaaaaataggctttctacatatgcatcgtctaaagcaacgatttttatcagctgtagcaaataaagagacttcacgagaaccaaaataggaagaaatagatacagcctatatactatactctatggataaaggattgaattgatagagaaagcaccgtaaagatcaattaacaaactattgggtcgatagagttaagaactgctttgcttacttatgccataatacgggataaaagttaggaatcaacttatgtaatagagtcgatccactaaagtattgagcagcggtgtagcatcagatcccaaagatagtaagttcttttttcttatcttatggaggaaagtctttttcaaagattctatatctatataaatttcatatatgaaaCCGAGATAGTTACCTTTCAGAAAATTCTAACACTATATAAACACTATCTATAGGATATAGGGGCGATCTATGCTTCATTCTTCTGAAGGTGGGAGAAAAGACAAAACTTGTTATTGATCAAAAAATTAGAGTTTTAAACTTATGTAATTAACTTCTTCTGGCTAACCCAACAAAAATGGGAAAAAGGGGATACATTTATGACAAATCTAATTCAGTTAGCATAGGGTAGATTAAGATGGGGCGCAAGTAAAAAGAATCGATTGCCGAGCCGTATGAGGTAGGAAACTCTCAAGTACGGTTCTAAGGGAAGGAACCACCTATTCCGACCGGGGAGAACAGGCCATTCTACAGGGTGATTCTGAAATTGCGGAGGCTTGGTTCGATCAAGCTGCTGAGTATTGGAAACAAGCTATAGCGCTTAGTCCAGGTAATtatattgaagcacataattggttgaagatcacgaggcgtttcgaataaaaccactctcttttttaattcattaaaattagttgttggatccatcaatcaaataaaatagatCGTTCCCATGAAAAGATCCAATCAAGAATTTTATTATATCCCTTCCTTCTAAAATCATTGTATGGTATCTCGTAGGGATAAATGATCCGAATACAGTATAGAATAAAACTAATAAAGCTAATAAAAGGTACCTTCGAATGACTAAATACAGATAAGATATAGGAATGGATCTTATTAATTCTAATGAATGGTCTTGTGATTTAATTTAGagtaaagtaataagatattccatggaagtagattcatataggtattggaagtagattcatataggtatttatacattcagatataagtacactagtttgcacaaaaaaatagttttttcgtCATGCTGGGAAAGGACTTTCCAAGAGAAAAGGGGTCCGTTGGGCACCTAATCGTTATGTCATAATAGATCCGAACACTTGCCTCGGATTGACTTCAATATCATAATTGCTctagtgaataactaaataaaatagatggatgggagataggaaagaaaggtactaatcataacataaataaaatagctatctttcagaggttcactaaaaactgttggcgggtctctttgtatgtgttgtccggaaagaggaggacttaatgattattcgttcgccggaaccagaagtgaaaattgttgtagatagggatcccataaaaacgtctttcgaggaatgggccagacccggccatttctcaagaacaatagctaagggccctgatactaccacttggatctggaacctacatgctgatgctcacgatttcgatagtcataccagtgatttggaggagatctCTCGAAAAGTATTTAGTGCTCATTTTGGTCAACTCTCCATTATCTTTCTTTGGCTGAGTGGCATGTACTTCCATGGCGCTCGTTTTTCCAATTATGAAGCATGGCTAAGTGATCCTACTCACATTGCACCCAGTGCCCAGGTAGTTTGGCCAATAGTAGGTCAAGAAATATTGAATGGTGATGTGGGTGGAGGTTTCCGAGGAATACAAATAACCTCCGGGTTTTTTCAGATTTGGCGAGCATCTGGAATAACTAGTGAATTACAACTCTATTGTACCGCCATTGGCGCATTGGTCTTTGCATCGTTAATGCTTTTTGCTGGTTGGTTCCATTATCACAAAGCCGCCCCCAAATTGGCTTGGTTCCAAGATGTAGAATCTATGTTAAATCACCACTTAGCGGGGTTACTAGGACTTGGGTCTCTTTCTTGGGCGGGACACACAAATCCATGTATCTTTACCGATTAACCAATTTCTCGACGCTGGAGTTGATCCTAAAGAGATACCGCTTCCTCATGAATTTATCTTGAATCGGGACCTTTTGGCTCAACTTTATCCCAGTTTTGCCGAGGGAGCAACCCCCTTTTTCACCTTGAATTGGTCAAAATACGCGGAATTTCTTACTTTTCGCGGAGGATTGGACCCAATAACAGGTGGTCtatggctgaccgatattgcacaccatcatttagctattgcaattcttttcctgatcgctggtcatatgtatagaacCAACTGGGGCATTGGTCATAGCATTAAAGACATTTTAGAGGCTCATAAAGGTCCATTTACAGGCCAGGGCCATAAAGGACTCTATGAAATCCTAACAACGTCGTGGCATGCTCAATTATCTCTTAACCTGGCTATGTTAGGCTCTTTAACCATTATTGTAGCTCACCATATGTATTCCATGCCTCCCTATCCATACCTAGCTATTGACTATGGTACACAACTTTCGTTGTTCACACATCACATGTGGATCGGTGGGTTTCTCATAGTTGGTGCTGCTGCACATGCAGCAATTTTTATGGTAAGAGATTACGATCCAACTACTCGATACAACGATCTATTAGATCGTGTCCTTAGACACCGCGATGCAATCATATCACATCTTAACTGGGCATGTATATTTCTGGGTTTTCACAGTTTTGGCTTGTATATTCATAATGATACCATGAGCGCTTTAGGGCGTCCACAAGATATGTTTTCAGATACCGCTATACAATTACAACCCATCTTTGCTCAATGGGTACAAAACACCCATGCTTTAGCACCCGGCATAACAGCTCCTGGTGCAACAGCAAGTACCAGCTTAACTTGGGGAGGTGGTGAGTTGGTAGCAGTAGGCGGCAAAGTAGCTTTGTTACCTATTCCATTAGGAACCGCAGACTTCTTAGTCCATCATATTCATGCATTTACGATCCACGTGACTGTATTGATACTACTGAAAGGTGTTCTATTTGCTCGCAGTTCCCGTTTGATACCTGATAAAGCAAATCTTGGTTTTCGTTTTCCTTGTGATGGACCTGGAAGAGGGGGGACATGTCAAGTATCTGCCTGGGATCATGTCTTCTTAGGTCTATTCTGGATGTACAATGCGATTTCCGTAGTTATTTTCCATTTCAGTTGGAAAATGCAGTCGGATGTTTGGGGTACTATAAGTGATCAAGGGGTAGTAACTCATATTACAGGAGGAAACTTTGCGCAGAGTTCCATTACTATTAATGGGTGGCTTCGAGATTTCTTATGGGCACAGGCATCTCAGGTAATTCAGTCTTATGGTTCTTCATTATCTGCATATGGTCTCTTTTTCTTAGGTGCTCATTTTGTCTGGGCTTTCAGTTTAATGTTTCTATTCAGTGGCCGTGGTTATTGGCAAGAACTCATTGAATCCATCGTTTGGGCTCATAACAAATTAAAAGTTGCTCCTGCTACTCAGCCTAGAGCCTTGAGCATTGTACAAGGACGTGCTGTAGGAGTAACCCATTACCTTCTGGGTGGAATTGCCACAACATGGGCATTCTTCTTAGCAAGAATTATTGCAGTAGGATAATGGCTAGGAGGATTTGAAAGGCATTATGGCATTAAGATTTCCGAGGTTTAGCCAAGGCTTAGCTCAGGACCCCACTACTCGTCGTATTTGGTTTGGTATTGCTACCGCACATGACTTCGAGAGTCATGATGATATTACTGAGGAACGTCTTTATCAGAACATTTTTGCTTCTCACTTTGGGCAATTAGCAATAATCTTTCTGTGGACGTCCGGAAATCTCTTTCATGTAGCTTGGCAAGGAAATTTTGAGTCATGGATACAAGACCCTTTACATGTAAGACCTATTGCTCATGCAATTTGGGATCCTCATTTTGGTCAACCAGCTGTAGAAGCCTTTACTCGAGGAGGTGCTACCGGTCCAGTGAATATCGCTTATTCCGGCGTTTATCAGTGGTGGTATACAATCGGATTACGCACTAATGAAGATCTTTATACTGGAGctctttttctattatttctttctgctaTATCCTTAATAGCGGGTTGGTTACACTTACAACCAAAATGGAAACCAAGCGTTTCGTGGTTCAAAAATGCCGAATctcgtctaaatcatcatttgTCAGGACTTTTCGGAGTGAGTTCTTTGGCTTGGACAGGACATTTAGTTCATGTCGCTATTCCAGGATCCAGGGGACAGTACGTCAGATGGAATAATTTTTTAGATGTATTACCCTATCCTCAAGGGTTGGGACCACTTTTTACGGGTCAGTGGAATCTTTATGCCCAAAACCCTGATTCGAGTAGCCATTTATTTGGTACTTCCCAAGGAACAGGAACTGCCATTCTAACCCTTCTCGGTGGATTTCATCCACAAACGCAAAGTTtatggctgaccgatattgctcatcatcatttagctattgcatttattttcctgatcgctggtcatatgtatagaacTAACTTCGGGATTGGGCACAGTATCAAAGATCTTTTAGAAACACATATTCCTCCAGGGGGTCGATTAGGGCGTGGGCATAAGGGTCTTTATGACACAATCAATAATTCGCTTCATTTTCAATTAGGTCTTGCTCTAGCCTCTTTAGGGGTTATTACTTCCTTAGTAGCTCAACACATGTACTCTTTACCTGCTTATGCATTCATAGCACAAGACTTTACTACTCAAGCTGCGTTATATACTCatcaccaatacatcgcagggtttatCATGACAGGAGCCTTTGCTCATGGAGCTATATTCTTCATTAGAGATTACAATCCAGAACAGAATGAGGATAATGTATTGGCAAGAATGTTAGACCACAAAGAAGCTATCATATCTCATTTAAGTTGGGCCAGCCTGTTTCTTGGGTTCCATACCTTGGGCCTTTATGTTCATAACGATGTTATGCTCGCTTTTGGTACTCCGGaaaaacaaatcttgattgaacCTATATTTGCCCAATGGATACAATCCGCTCATGGTAAGACTTCATATGGGTTCGATGTACTCTTATCTTCAACGAATGGCCCAGCATTCAATGCAGGTCGAAGCATATGG from Musa acuminata AAA Group cultivar baxijiao unplaced genomic scaffold, Cavendish_Baxijiao_AAA HiC_scaffold_683, whole genome shotgun sequence includes:
- the LOC135663171 gene encoding LOW QUALITY PROTEIN: photosystem I P700 chlorophyll a apoprotein A1-like (The sequence of the model RefSeq protein was modified relative to this genomic sequence to represent the inferred CDS: deleted 1 base in 1 codon); protein product: MIIRSPEPEVKIVVDRDPIKTSFEEWARPGHFSRTIAKGPDTTTWIWNLHADAHDFDSHTSDLEEISRKVFSAHFGQLSIIFLWLSGMYFHGARFSNYEAWLSDPTHIAPSAQVVWPIVGQEILNGDVGGGFRGIQITSGFFQIWRASGITSELQLYCTAIGALVFASLMLFAGWFHYHKAAPKLAWFQDVESMLNHHLAGLLGLGSLSWAGHQIHVSLPINQFLDAGVDPKEIPLPHEFILNRDLLAQLYPSFAEGATPFFTLNWSKYAEFLTFRGGLDPITGGLWLTDIAHHHLAIAILFLIAGHMYRTNWGIGHSIKDILEAHKGPFTGQGHKGLYEILTTSWHAQLSLNLAMLGSLTIIVAHHMYSMPPYPYLAIDYGTQLSLFTHHMWIGGFLIVGAAAHAAIFMVRDYDPTTRYNDLLDRVLRHRDAIISHLNWACIFLGFHSFGLYIHNDTMSALGRPQDMFSDTAIQLQPIFAQWVQNTHALAPGITAPGATASTSLTWGGGELVAVGGKVALLPIPLGTADFLVHHIHAFTIHVTVLILLKGVLFARSSRLIPDKANLGFRFPCDGPGRGGTCQVSAWDHVFLGLFWMYNAISVVIFHFSWKMQSDVWGTISDQGVVTHITGGNFAQSSITINGWLRDFLWAQASQVIQSYGSSLSAYGLFFLGAHFVWAFSLMFLFSGRGYWQELIESIVWAHNKLKVAPATQPRALSIVQGRAVGVTHYLLGGIATTWAFFLARIIAVG
- the LOC135663172 gene encoding photosystem I P700 chlorophyll a apoprotein A2 — protein: MALRFPRFSQGLAQDPTTRRIWFGIATAHDFESHDDITEERLYQNIFASHFGQLAIIFLWTSGNLFHVAWQGNFESWIQDPLHVRPIAHAIWDPHFGQPAVEAFTRGGATGPVNIAYSGVYQWWYTIGLRTNEDLYTGALFLLFLSAISLIAGWLHLQPKWKPSVSWFKNAESRLNHHLSGLFGVSSLAWTGHLVHVAIPGSRGQYVRWNNFLDVLPYPQGLGPLFTGQWNLYAQNPDSSSHLFGTSQGTGTAILTLLGGFHPQTQSLWLTDIAHHHLAIAFIFLIAGHMYRTNFGIGHSIKDLLETHIPPGGRLGRGHKGLYDTINNSLHFQLGLALASLGVITSLVAQHMYSLPAYAFIAQDFTTQAALYTHHQYIAGFIMTGAFAHGAIFFIRDYNPEQNEDNVLARMLDHKEAIISHLSWASLFLGFHTLGLYVHNDVMLAFGTPEKQILIEPIFAQWIQSAHGKTSYGFDVLLSSTNGPAFNAGRSIWLPGWLNAVNENSNSLFLTIGPGDFLVHHAIALGLHTTTLILVKGALDARGSKLMPDKKDFGYSFPCDGPGRGGTCDISAWDAFYLAVFWMLNTIGWVTFYWHWKHITLWQGNVSQFNESSTYLMGWLRDYLWLNSSQLINGYNPFGMNSLSVWAWMFLFGHLVWATGFMFLISWRGYWQELIETLAWAHERTPLANLIRWRDKPVALSIVQARLVGLAHFSVGYIFTYAAFLIASTSGKFG